ACATACTTGTGGAAATACTTTTTGTAAAAATTCTAAAAGGCTTACTTCATTATGCGGAATATTAAGTGCTCCGATAAAAATGAAACGAGGTTTACCATTATAATTTCTGTTTAATTTTTTCTTTATATCTACTAAAGGATAAGCGACTAATATTTTTGCATTATTTTTGCTAGATAATTTTTTTGCTTCTTCATTATTCAATAGAATAGACCTATCAAATAAAAGCGGTTGTTTATTTTCACTCTTTGTTATTAAATGCATTTCGGTTCTTAATAAATATTTTTGTATTAAATTGCTCCCATTAATTATGTCCCGCAAGAAAAAAGGAATAAATCGTTCAAAATTCCCTAAAACACTATTCCCAATAAATTTGCCATCTTCTATATTTTCAATCATTCTCTGATAACGAACAGAAAATAAATCATCCAGATAGAGAACGTTAGAACATTTATTTGAATAAAAAGAAAGAAATTGCCCCATACGTACCGTATCGTAAATAACTAGATTTGGATCAATAGATGCAATAAGCCGACGAATTTCTTCCTTAGTCTTAGGCGACCAAAAAACGGCTTCCTGTATCGATTTGGTTCTCAATATAAATGACTTTGTAATAACATTCCATATTTTCCGTAATATACCTATACCTTTTACAACAAAAACTTTTATTCCCTCATACTCAGTTTTGGATAAGTCTATCCTTAAAAAATCTCCAATTAGAATCCAATGTATATTTTGAGCACCGAATCTACTAATAAAATATTTTAAAAAACCTCTGAGTACAACTTTTTTTCCATTATCTACTGGATAAGGTATAATTGGTGAGATTATGACAATTTTAGTTTGATGAAGACCTCTTTTTGCTCTCATAATACACCTCCCTAAACAGCTCTACTAATTGATTTCTCAAACAATTACTATTAATAGATTCTAACCTCATTCTTCCTAATATTATAAGCCGTTTTGCATAATCAGGATTTTCTAAAAGATACTTTATTCCATTTGCAATAGATTCTATTGAAAATGGATCTACTAAATGCGCAGCATTTCCAGCAACTTCGCTCATTGGTGGGATGTTTGAGGTTATTACAGGAACTCCTGCACTAAATCCCTCTATAATTGGTAAACCATACCCCTCTTTCAAACTAGGAAAAACTAATATTGATGCTTTTGAATAAATAGAAACTATATCCTCGTCATTCACCCATCCTGGAAAAATAATATTATCCTCTTTATATCGCTTTGATATTGGGTTATCAGTTCCCATACCTAAGATAATAAGCTTTGTGTTTTTCAAGTTTAATAGTTTAAAAGCTGATATAACACGTTCAGTATTTTTATGCGGAGATATGCCACCAATATGCAAAATGATTTTCATACTATTATTACTCATTTTACTGTTGTTTGTATTTTTGTTTATTTTATTGTAATGATTTAAGAATAAAGTTTCAGCTGGTGTATTCACAACAATTGGTGATATTCCTATTTTCTTTTCAATATGTTCTTTGCTATGCATACTTACAGTAATAATAAATGGCCTTTTTTTCTTTATATTAATCAAAGATATTCTTCGATAAATATTCCCGATTTTTTGATACAATCCTCTTCCCAAATTTTCTTCAAAAATTAGATCGTGAATCGTCACTAAAACATACTTTGATAAATTGATAAAAGGGATGGTATTATTAGGACAAAATACAATATCAGGATTTACTTTTCTAACTGCTAACGGAAAGACGATTTGTTCCCAAATTGGATAAGGGGTATTAGTAAAGTATTTTATGGAAAAAAAGGAGGGCAAATCAAATCCTAAAGACAATTTAGTCTTATTGGGAATAGCTATGACTATCTCTAAATCATTTTCTTGATGCTTAGATAAAGCATATATTATTTCTTTTAAATATCTTCCAAGACCTCTTGGTTTATTGATCCAAATACCGTCAATTAAAATTTTCATTAGTTCATACACCCTTATCTATTGTATTTTTTCACTTAAAGTCTCACTTTTCTTATTATCTGAAATAAAAAATAGGTTAATATATCTACCCAAAAAAAAGTTACAAAAACCGCTATTCCGTTTCTTATGAGTTGAATAATGTTGATATAAATAATACTAAATAAAACAATTGATGAATAACTCCTTTTTGGTTTTTGATAAAGGGAAGTTAAGTAATATCCTAATGGTATTAGAAGAAAAAGACCAAAAAAACTAAAATTCGCATATAGTTCTGGGAGGATTCCAATTATTTGTTGCCCAATATCATTTCTAATTAATTCTTTTGTGAACCCAGCTAATAAATAATCTCCGACTATTGCGCTAGATCGTGGGATAATCTTAAAAATTGCTACTATAAACGATATCCCATAAAGATACCCTATCTGATCAGCAGTTTTTAAAACCTTGTACAACACATCAGCTCCATCGAAAAAATTTGTAGCTACTATCATCATTACTTTATTCAAATCTAATACGGTTAAATAATCAATGAAAGAACCTGCAAATTGACCATAATCTACAATGCCCTTATAATAACGATATAGTCCATAAACAAAAATAATAATAACTAATGCAAGCATCATAAATAAATAATAAATCAATTTGGGCCGCTTTTTACTAATAAAAGAATATATTAAGATCAATTGGGCCAAAAATTCTACTGCAAAAAATCTCCCGAAAAAGCTTAATATTATTAAAGCGAATATAAATTTTATTAATAAATTAAACGTAAACCTGTTGTGTTGATAATATTCATAAAAGAATATGTACTTTATTAAAAAAATAGGTGCTGTCAACCAAGTAAATCCTTGCATAAAAATTTGCCTTTTATCTAAATTATCCAGAAAATAGCTAACACTTCCAGCTGAAATTTGCATTATCATAAGTGTATAAATTCCAATAATAATATATACTAAATTAAAGATAATTTTACTGTATCCGGATGATTCATAATTTATTATAAGTGCTATTTTCTCTTCATTTGCTATTCCTCCTTTTTTCTTAATTACTAAACTCAATAAACATCCTATAGTAAACAAAAGATTGGATAATATACCAATCAAAACAATCCTCTCTGCATATGATTCTGGAATCCAACGAATATAAAGAAGAACAGGTAACAAAGCATATGAATATAGAGCTATTAAGACATTTATTAATACAATTGGACTTAGTATCTTTATCAATAAACCCACTCCAATCCTAGGCAATCAAATATCCTTTTTTTTAAGATGTACTTGTTCTCATGTAAGGTGATAGATAAACTTAAAAACCAATTTTTGGACTATGCCCCAAGATTTTTCTGACTAATTTAACTATGTAATCATAACCAGTTTTTTTTAGAATATAACCTATAATACAGTGAAAATAGAATATTGGCTCCTTACTCATTCCTACACTCCTAAAAGCTCTTATCATTTTTATATAGCTAGTAATTGGTAAACTTAATTGGTCTCTTATATAGGGATAAAAATAAATGCTAATATCCTTTTTTATAGCTTTATAAATGATTTTCTTCTCCGTATTGTCAATATAGTCCGCTATCTTTAATAGCCCTTGAATCATATGAACTCTTGATTCATATGTGTATTTCCCTGGTTTAAAGATTTTCTTTTCTACTTCAGAATTCCCAAAATCAGGTTCTATGCCATCTCTTGATAATGTTTGCACATCTGAGATATAATAACCACTGTGTGATTTTAATAACATACCTGCAAGATACATTTGATAATATAAATACCCATCAAATCTATCAGTTGCTATTTTGTTAGCTAGATCTCGTTTAAATACCAGTCCTGATAAAACCCCGACTCTTCGATAAAAAAATTTAATTGCATTTAATCCGGGGGAAAAAAGCTTGTCCTCTGGTAAATGCTTTATTGTATCTTGAATATTATCTGGTTCAAACAAAAAAATTTGATATGCTCTTGATATAACGGCTACATCAGGATGTTGTTCGACCACTTTTAGTATCCGCTCTATAGCTCCAGGCATCAAAATATCATCATTGCCCATGAATAAGCAATAATCACCAGAAGCTTTATCTAGGAGATTACGAATATTACCATCATAGCCAATATTTTTTTCATTTTCATAATACTTTATTTTATCACTATTATATCTAAGCTCTTTAATTTTATCCATAACGACATTACGAATTAACTCTCTCTCAGGTGATGCATCTTCACAAATCACTATTTCAAGTCCAGGATAGTCTTGAAATAAGATTGAATCAAGGAGTGGCTTCAAAAACTGATGTCTATTATACGCAGGAATACATACACTTACTTTAATCATCCTTTTAGCTCCTTTATTATTTTAGCAGGTATACCTGCAATTATACAATAATCTGGAAATATACCTCTTACTACACTATTTGCGCCAATTACGCATCCTTCTCCTATTTCTGTTCCTGCTAAAATTACAACATTGTCACCCACCCAACAGTTTTTTCCAATTTTTATCGCCCCAAAATCCCCTAATGGCCTTTTAGCGGGTGGTATAGACAACTGTTGAATGGTCAATTTTTGCTTGTAACTTCCATGGCTATGATCACCGATGTACACTTTACTACCAACTAGGGTTCCGTCCCCAATTACAATAGAGGTTACACAGCTTATATGAACAAAGTCACTAAATGATACGTTAGAACCAATTGATAACAAAGGTTCAAAAGATTGATTACCATAATTTATAACTGCCTCAATCCAGCAAAAATCACCAATTGAAACATTTTTACCAACTTTAAAATATTTTCCTCCTCGAATCTTAGAATGCACTCCGATTGATTTAAAATAAATACCAGACATAACAAAGTATAAAGAAGCCCTTATTCTCCTTTTTATAGAAATTATTTTTTCAAAAAAATAGTACAAGTGAATCATAATGTAGTACCTCCATTGGATTGCCGGAAAGGTTTATCTAAATTCATTTCATTTATTTATTATCTCTTTGTACAGAGTGAGGATTTCACTTGTATGCTCGGTTGGAGTCTTTGTGGGTTTTATCATTTTTGCCCATCTTAGACATCTTTCTAAAAAGTTTTCCGATGTGAAAATTTGTAAGAAATCCCGAATACCTTCAATAGACGGCTCAATGAGATATCCATTATAATCATGTTTTATAAAATCTGGAATACCGCCCATTTTTGTGCCGACAATAGGTATTCCAGCATTCAGAAACTCAAAAACAACTTGGGGCGCATTATCCTCCCATATCGGAAGAACGAGGCCAATATCGATTTTACTCAAAATATTTGATAGTTCAATTTGTTGATAGCTTCCATTGTAATATATATTACGTCTTTTTTTCAACTTTCTTTCGAAACCTCTTTCTAAACGCCCATTAATAACTATTTTATGCGGGGGAGGAAGTAAATCAGCAAGTGCAATTATTAAGTCAGCTCCTTTATGGCGACTAAAATATCCAATAAAGCCTAATGTTATTGACTCATGAATATTATTGCGCGGATAGGGAGAATATTGATTTCTAAATTCCTTTGTTGCACTTATGTTTCCTATATGACTTACGATAAATTTTTTATTAGTTAATCCATGTTGCATATAGATTTCTTTTACCCTAGATGAAACCGCAATTATAGCATCCATTTTAGGGAATATATTTTTCAAATACTCATGTTTTTCTTGATGTCCCGAAGTTTTTCCATTAAGTGGAAAGGGTATTTGATATACACTATCAGGTAATAATTTTCTGTACAGAAACTTTGAATATCGGTTAAGATCAGCTTTCTTTATACATATCTCGCAGGCTTTTCCATTAGCTGAATTAGTACATAAAGTTCCGTCAGGATGCATTAGATATATTCTATTACATATAAATGAATAATCATGCAAACTAATAATAACAGGAGCAAACTGTTTAAACGTTTCAAGAATTGACATTGGAAGATCTAGAATCATATGAACATGTATGATGTCTGGATTAATTTTTTTTAAAATCTTTTCGATAGTATGATTATCCTCATTAGCGGCAACAATGCTTGATAGATGAAATGGTCTTAATATAGTGTGCTCAAGTTTAATTCTTTTGAATTTAAAATTAGGATCGCCCAATGGTTTCGTTGAATCCAACACAAATACTTCATTTCCAAATTCTGTAAGCTCATCTGCTAAAGAACGAACATAATTTGTAATTCCACCATTAAAATTTATGTCAAAACCAGAACAGACGTGAAAAATTCTCATTCATTATCCTCCCGACTTAATCTCTCGAATGTAACTAAAGCTCTCTCAATGATATCATCCATATCATAATAACGATACTCTGCTAATCTTCCTAACAAAATAATATTCGTTAAATCTGCTGCATACTCTTTATACCTTTCATATTTGCTTTTTTCTTCATTCGTAAAGATGGGATAATATGGAATGTTTTTCCCGATTACAAAATCTTGAGGGTACTCCTTCAGGATTACGGTTTTATTACTCTTTATTGGGTGCATCTTTTTAAATTCGGTTATTCTTGTAAAATCATAATTATTAGGGTAATTGACTGTTGCGACTTCTTGAAAGGATTCCACATCTAATGTTTCAAATTTCAAATCTAATGACCGATATTTTAGTTGACCAAAACGATAGCTAAAAAGTTCATCAATCATTCCTGTAAAAATTACTTTCCCCTTAAATTCATTTCCAAACAAATAAAATTTTTCATCTACTAGATTTGCAACTTCTTTGTAATCTGTATTTAAAAGTAACTTTATATTCGGGTGATCTAACATTCTTTCAAAAATTTTTGTATAGCCTTCTTTCGGAAGAGCTTGATAGATATCATTAAAATAGCGATCGTCTCTTCCAATAAATACTGGAACCCTAGCGGTGACCGCTTCATCGATCTCTTCCGGGCTTTTCCCCCATTGTTTAGAAGTATAGTTTCGAAAGATTTTCTCATAAATATATTGAGCTAAAAATTGTAGATCCTGGTCTATAGACTTTTTCAACTCAAGGATTGGTACTTTCGTATTGTATTCAAAATTATCAAGAAGCTTTTTTTCCAATTTTACAGCTATTGTGTTAGGGAAGACTTCATATAGTGTGTTTAAATTAAATGGTAAGGTCACTTTTCTCCCGTCTACAAAAGCTTTCACCCTGTGATGATAAATTTCCCACTCTGTAAATTGGGAGAGATAATCCCAAACTTTTTTATTACTGGTGTGAAAAAGATGAGGCCCGTATTGATGAATAAGAATATTGTTTTCATCGCGGAAATCATAACAGTTACCACCTATATGTTTTCTTTTTTCTATGATGAGTACTTTCTTATTTAATTGTGTGGCAATTCTTTCTGCCATTACAGAACCGGCAAAACCCGCCCCAATAATTAGATAATCAAACATTTTTTAATTCTCCTTTGATAAAATTTATCCCTGATTTCTGTAGACATAGCAACATTGTTGAGGTAATAAATGTTTCCACTAATAATACAGATATCGCCGAACCGATATGCTGATATATTGGAACGAGTAAGATAGATAATATTAAATTTATGATACTTCCTGCTATAAGAATTCGGCTAAAGGTCTTTTTTCGATCAAAATTTAGCATCGTTTGGATTCCAAAGATATTACTTAGAAAAATAATAAATGGCAAAAACGAAAGAATTTTTACCACTATAATTGAGTGGAAATATTCCAGCCCAAGCAAAACGGTAACTAATGGTTCCGAAAATATAAACAGAAATAATGATATAGTGAACATTCCCATACCAAATAAAAGAGTAACTTTCCTAATAAATCGCAATCCCTCTATTTTTGATTGGTGAATTTTTTTACTGATATATGGATAGATAGATTGCGAAATGGGATTAAATAATCCTTGAACAGCTTGGATGATCTTCTCACCTGCTGCATAGTATCCCACTACCCTATTATTCGTGAATAACCCAAGGATAAATGTTGTGGATACGGTGTATAGGCTGACTGCAATATTTGATATAAATACGTGCCATCCTTCTTTCAGGTGATATACGATCGTTTTATATGACTGTAACTTAAAATGAATATCAAAAGTTCTTTTCACAATTATAAGTGACCAAAACCCGACAATGATGAATCCGATTGAGTTTAGTAAAGGAACAAGATAATAATCTTTTTTTTCTTTTACAAAGAAAAATATCGCTATTGTAAAAATGGTTTTTGCTAAAATATTTAAGTAAGTTATATACTTCATCCGCTCCATGCCTTGGAAAAACCAGACCGGAAAAAGGACTTGGCCGATTACCATTCCAAAGGTAAGATAATAAACGGGCCAATCTTTGGCAAACTTATTAAAACTAAAAACTAAAATTGTTAAAAGAATAAAGCTAACCATCATCAGCAAAACTTTAATCGTCATCACAGAGCTAAAGATCTCGTTAAGTTTCTCTTTATTATTTCTATGAATTGAGATTTCCCTTGTGGCGGTGAGATTGAAGCCATAATCGGTAATAATCTGAAAATAGGCGATTGTGGCGGTAGCAAAAGATAACAAGCCAAAGTTCTCAACTCCTAATACTCTCACCAGGTAGGGAAAAGTGACCAGAGGCAGAATGTAATTTGCCCCTTGGAGAATAGAGAGTGAAAAGAAATTGGCCAGTAATCTTTTCTTTTCTTCTGTGTTCACAAAACTCTTAACTTTAGCTAGCAAATCAATACGCTCCATCTCTTCTCAATACAGATGTTATTGTTTTGAGAAGTATTTTGATATCCATCACAATTGATTGATTGTATACATAATAGAGTTCTAGGTCAACTCGTTCAGGATAACCCACACCGCTACGGCCGCTTACCTGCCAGTAACCGGTGACACCTGGTTTCACGGAGAGGAAGTCTTCAATTTTTTCTCCATACTCCTTGAGTTCTTCGGTAACGACTGGGCGAGGGCCTACAAGGCTCATATCCCCTTTAAGAACATTGAATAGTTGAGGCAGCTCATCTAAGCTGGTGCGGCGTAAGAATCTTCCCAATTTCGTAATCCTCGGGTCTTCTTCCGGATCCAGCTTGTAGTTATTTTCAATATATTTCTTATAGAGAATCGGATCTTCTTTTAAACGTTGTTCTGCATTTGGGATCATCGAACGGAACTTGTACATATAAAAAACCTTCCCGTTTTTGCCTGTCCTCTTCTGTTTAAAGAAAACTGGCCCGGGGGAATCTATTTTGATGGCGATAGCGATAATGAGGAAGACGGGGCTGAATAGGATTAAGCCGATCAGGGAAAGGATCACGTCCATTCCCCTTTTCATAACCCTTTGCCATTCATCCATATTCCTCTTGTTCACTTCGACGAAGGGATAGGATTGTACCTGTTCGAAAGCAATCCGGGATGTAACCAGATCATAGAGTTCAGGAACGATCTTGATGGAGATCGGGGTGTTTCTTAAACTCTGAATCAAGCTTTGGATGTATTGCCGTTCAGAGGGGATAGATACTAGTAATTCATCGACTTCGTGCTGGAGGATGACCTGCCGGAAGTCTTTCAGGCTCCCTTTTATCTCCTCTCCAGTGACGGCATCATCTAAGAAACCCACCACCCGATATCCAAGGTGGGGGGTCTCTTTGATCCAGTCATATAGACTCCTTCCTACCTTCCCTGCTCCAATGATTAAGACGTTGTGAACCAATCTTTCCCGTTCGGTGAGGATGCGTAGAATTATGCGCTTTACTCCCTTCACCGACCAGGAGAGAAAAAGGAGGAGAAGAAAAAAGAGGAGGATGAGGGCACGGGAATAAACCACCGATACTTTTAGTAAAAAAAGAATGGCGATGGTGATCATAGCCGTGTTAAAGACCACTCTTGCCAAGCGGGTAAATTCCTCAACCCATCCATAAGGGGAACGGGTATGAAAGAGCCGCTGGTTCAAAGAGAATATCGTATAAAGCACCAGTATTAATGCAAATAGAGAGAGATACTCCTGGGTGATAGGTCCATCCATACGCCATTTAAAGAGCAAGAGGAAGAGGCCGGTTAGTAGAACGTACTCAATTCCAATAAAGAGGGCATTAACACTCGCTAAAAGTCTCTTTTTTTTCACTTTTTGTTTTGCCAGGGTATGTACCATCTTGACCGAATCAGGATAGACGGCCTGCGCCAGGGATGGTTCAGTTCTCATTCTCTCACCATCTCTTTCCGAAATGTCCTTCTCTTTATCTTCAAAAAAGCATACGGGCATTTTCGATCTGCTACATGATTCATATATTATGTTTCACCCGGTGAGGTGAAATAGAAGAATTTAATAATTTTATATAAAATAATCAATATGTATATGGGCATCAAACCCGCCCTCACGCTGCACCTTCGACGACCCGCGTCTAAGGTGAACGATGCACCCACAGCACAGCCGAGTGCCTCCCTTGATAGCGGTAAGGAGACATCACCGATAAGATGCTTTAAGATCATCTGCGATCATGTTGGTGGCGATTACCAGCCATGATCATTTCTATCATACCATCATTCTCGTCAAGTTTCTACAAAAATTTGATTCAAACATTTCTTTTTTGCAATATAACATATGGAAATCAATCACGGTCATTATTATATCATAACAGAAACGGCTCGGGGGACGAATCTCCATCCCGGCTAAAAAAATATGAAGTGGCGGCGGCGGCCTATCTTTTCCGGTTCGTTCACGGGGATGCTCTCCCCGGCAGCTACCTTCTCCGCGTTATCCTGAATTTCCCGGGCGAAGAGATCTCCCTCCCATTGTCTCAGCATCCGATAAGCACCGGATAACGCCGGGATGCGCGGGCCTGCCGCCTGGTGGGCATCGGAAGCGACGAGGTGAGCCAGGGAGTGGCTGAATAGATCCTGGGTGAAGCGTTGGGTCTCTTTGCCGAAGTGGCCTAGAAGACTGCCTGCGGTCACCTGGATAATCGCACCGGCCTTCGCCATCCGATATAACAAAAGGGGTTGGCGGCGGATCGCCATATTCCTCTCCGGATGGGGGATGACCGGTGTAATCCCAAGCATAAGGATCTCATAGATGAGCTTCTCCATATAATGAGGGACCGATTGGCTTGGAAGTTCCAGAAGGAGATAGTGGGAACGGGGATCCAGGGTGAGGAGATCCCTATTCGCCAGATCCTGCAAAAGCCCTTCATAAATGCGAATTTCTTGCCCCGGATAGATCTCAAGAGGAATCCCCTTGCTGCGAAGGATCTCGTTCGCCCACGCCGCTTCCTTCTCCACCTTATGCCTTGGGTTGAGATAGGTGCCGTTCTGGTGGTGGGGAGTGGCGACGATGCGGGTGATTCCATCCTGAACGGCAAGACGGGCCATCGCGAGAAATTCTTCCTCTCCCTTCGCTCCGTCATCCAGATCGGGCAGGATGTGCGTATGAAGATCGATCATCTTCCCCACCTCCTCATCGATCGTGTATTAAGCTTCTTTCCCATAATAGTAGTAATAATAATCCTTTTTTCGCTCCATTTTATTGTGGTTTAAGATCACGCCCAAGAGATTGGCATGGACGGTCTCTAAGAGTCCCTTTGCTTTCACGGCCATCTCCCGGTTTGTCTTGCCCGAATGGACGACGAGGATCACCCCATCCAGCTCGGAGGCGAGAATCTGGGCATCCGTTACGGCGATGACAGGGGGCGTATCAAAGAGGATGAGATCATAGGCGGATTTCATCTCTTCGACGGCCTGCTTCATCTTCTCCGATCCCAGAAGCTCTGCCGGATTGGGTGGTATAGGGCCGGAAGGGAGCAAGTGAAGCCCCTCCACGGAAGTTTCCCGGATAACCTCCTTCAAGGCAAATCCCCCCGCCAGGAGATTGGTTAACCCTAAGCTGTTTGGAACACGAAAGAAGTAGTGGAGCGTCGGTTTTCTAAGGTCGGTATCGACCAAGAGAATCTTCTTTCCGGCTTGTGCTAAGACAACCGCCATATTGGCGATGGTGGTCGATTTTCCTTCCCCCGGTCCTGAACTGGTGAACATCAGGGTATGGAGGGGTTTATCGACGCTGGAATACTGCAGGTTGGTGCGAATGGTCCGGTACGCCTCTGAAATAGGGGACTTGGGGAGAAGGAGAGTGACCAGTTTCTGGGCACGCTCCTTGTTCTTCCCCCGCTCCGATCTATGCCTCAATGGTTCTCTCCCCTTTCCTTGCAGGTTCCTCCAGGATTCGTCCCGACCGATTCGTCACGGGCGCCTCTTTCTCCTCGGAAGTATAACGGGGAGAGGGGGCTAAAGGTTCGATGATTCCTACCATCCCCAAGACAGGAAGACCCAGGTATTTCTCCACATCCGCTTCCGTCTTCAGGGTATTATCCATATACTCCAGAAGGAAGATCAAAAGGGTCGCAACCATGAGCCCTACGACAAAAGCGATCACCATATTGAGTAAGGGTTTCGGCTTCACGGGAGCGGGGTGATCCTCCACTTTTGCCGTAGCGAGAATTTGAACATTATCTACATTCATAATATTGGGGACTTGTTCCTGGAAGGTTAAAGCGATGTTATTGGCAATGGCAGCCGCTCTCCCCGGATCAGGGTCTTCGACGGTAATGGAGATGATCTGCGATTGTTTGACGGTGTTAACCTGGATCTTCTTCCTCAATTCTGCTGCGGTCAGGGGGAGATTCATCTGCCGGATCGTCTGGTCTAAGATGCGGGGACTGGTGATCACTTCGATATATGTCTGGATAATGTTCATGCTGAATTGGAGATCGCTCACGGTAAGAGGAGCCTTCGCCTCTTCTTTGCTGTTATTCACGAGCAGTTGCGTAGAAGACTGGTAAATCGGCGTCATGAAAAAGTAACTGATCATACCGGCAAACAAAGTGCTTAAGATAGAGATAAACCCGAGAATCCAGAATCTTTTTTTGATGATGTGGACGATTTCCCTGAGCTCAATTTCATCGTTCATCTCTCGGCCATCCTTCGTCGAAATTTAGGAACCTATCCCGTTAGAATGAATATAGGACCACGTGAAACTCCTAAATGGAGAGATTGGCCGGCCCGAGCGTCTCATCGGGCCGACGTTCACTCCACAGAACTCATTCGCTCAGGAATTTTAGTGCGGTAA
The DNA window shown above is from Thermicanus aegyptius DSM 12793 and carries:
- a CDS encoding O-antigen polymerase; protein product: MIKILSPIVLINVLIALYSYALLPVLLYIRWIPESYAERIVLIGILSNLLFTIGCLLSLVIKKKGGIANEEKIALIINYESSGYSKIIFNLVYIIIGIYTLMIMQISAGSVSYFLDNLDKRQIFMQGFTWLTAPIFLIKYIFFYEYYQHNRFTFNLLIKFIFALIILSFFGRFFAVEFLAQLILIYSFISKKRPKLIYYLFMMLALVIIIFVYGLYRYYKGIVDYGQFAGSFIDYLTVLDLNKVMMIVATNFFDGADVLYKVLKTADQIGYLYGISFIVAIFKIIPRSSAIVGDYLLAGFTKELIRNDIGQQIIGILPELYANFSFFGLFLLIPLGYYLTSLYQKPKRSYSSIVLFSIIYINIIQLIRNGIAVFVTFFWVDILTYFLFQIIRKVRL
- a CDS encoding DapH/DapD/GlmU-related protein; the protein is MIHLYYFFEKIISIKRRIRASLYFVMSGIYFKSIGVHSKIRGGKYFKVGKNVSIGDFCWIEAVINYGNQSFEPLLSIGSNVSFSDFVHISCVTSIVIGDGTLVGSKVYIGDHSHGSYKQKLTIQQLSIPPAKRPLGDFGAIKIGKNCWVGDNVVILAGTEIGEGCVIGANSVVRGIFPDYCIIAGIPAKIIKELKG
- the glf gene encoding UDP-galactopyranose mutase, whose protein sequence is MFDYLIIGAGFAGSVMAERIATQLNKKVLIIEKRKHIGGNCYDFRDENNILIHQYGPHLFHTSNKKVWDYLSQFTEWEIYHHRVKAFVDGRKVTLPFNLNTLYEVFPNTIAVKLEKKLLDNFEYNTKVPILELKKSIDQDLQFLAQYIYEKIFRNYTSKQWGKSPEEIDEAVTARVPVFIGRDDRYFNDIYQALPKEGYTKIFERMLDHPNIKLLLNTDYKEVANLVDEKFYLFGNEFKGKVIFTGMIDELFSYRFGQLKYRSLDLKFETLDVESFQEVATVNYPNNYDFTRITEFKKMHPIKSNKTVILKEYPQDFVIGKNIPYYPIFTNEEKSKYERYKEYAADLTNIILLGRLAEYRYYDMDDIIERALVTFERLSREDNE
- a CDS encoding glycosyltransferase family 2 protein, giving the protein MIKVSVCIPAYNRHQFLKPLLDSILFQDYPGLEIVICEDASPERELIRNVVMDKIKELRYNSDKIKYYENEKNIGYDGNIRNLLDKASGDYCLFMGNDDILMPGAIERILKVVEQHPDVAVISRAYQIFLFEPDNIQDTIKHLPEDKLFSPGLNAIKFFYRRVGVLSGLVFKRDLANKIATDRFDGYLYYQMYLAGMLLKSHSGYYISDVQTLSRDGIEPDFGNSEVEKKIFKPGKYTYESRVHMIQGLLKIADYIDNTEKKIIYKAIKKDISIYFYPYIRDQLSLPITSYIKMIRAFRSVGMSKEPIFYFHCIIGYILKKTGYDYIVKLVRKILGHSPKIGF
- a CDS encoding glycosyltransferase family 4 protein; protein product: MKILIDGIWINKPRGLGRYLKEIIYALSKHQENDLEIVIAIPNKTKLSLGFDLPSFFSIKYFTNTPYPIWEQIVFPLAVRKVNPDIVFCPNNTIPFINLSKYVLVTIHDLIFEENLGRGLYQKIGNIYRRISLINIKKKRPFIITVSMHSKEHIEKKIGISPIVVNTPAETLFLNHYNKINKNTNNSKMSNNSMKIILHIGGISPHKNTERVISAFKLLNLKNTKLIILGMGTDNPISKRYKEDNIIFPGWVNDEDIVSIYSKASILVFPSLKEGYGLPIIEGFSAGVPVITSNIPPMSEVAGNAAHLVDPFSIESIANGIKYLLENPDYAKRLIILGRMRLESINSNCLRNQLVELFREVYYESKKRSSSN
- a CDS encoding glycosyltransferase family 4 protein, which produces MRAKRGLHQTKIVIISPIIPYPVDNGKKVVLRGFLKYFISRFGAQNIHWILIGDFLRIDLSKTEYEGIKVFVVKGIGILRKIWNVITKSFILRTKSIQEAVFWSPKTKEEIRRLIASIDPNLVIYDTVRMGQFLSFYSNKCSNVLYLDDLFSVRYQRMIENIEDGKFIGNSVLGNFERFIPFFLRDIINGSNLIQKYLLRTEMHLITKSENKQPLLFDRSILLNNEEAKKLSSKNNAKILVAYPLVDIKKKLNRNYNGKPRFIFIGALNIPHNEVSLLEFLQKVFPQVCRKISNVELLVIGRSPTNRLLEEFYKHKSNIKYFTYVEDLDTLFSESCAMIIPLVFGSGVKLKTLEALARGVPIISTSYGVEGIPVTNGDNCLIEDNLSKYPSLMEKIIDRELNEKLSKGAYELYLKYYSKEAVYKNYDSIFGI
- a CDS encoding glycosyltransferase, which produces MRIFHVCSGFDINFNGGITNYVRSLADELTEFGNEVFVLDSTKPLGDPNFKFKRIKLEHTILRPFHLSSIVAANEDNHTIEKILKKINPDIIHVHMILDLPMSILETFKQFAPVIISLHDYSFICNRIYLMHPDGTLCTNSANGKACEICIKKADLNRYSKFLYRKLLPDSVYQIPFPLNGKTSGHQEKHEYLKNIFPKMDAIIAVSSRVKEIYMQHGLTNKKFIVSHIGNISATKEFRNQYSPYPRNNIHESITLGFIGYFSRHKGADLIIALADLLPPPHKIVINGRLERGFERKLKKRRNIYYNGSYQQIELSNILSKIDIGLVLPIWEDNAPQVVFEFLNAGIPIVGTKMGGIPDFIKHDYNGYLIEPSIEGIRDFLQIFTSENFLERCLRWAKMIKPTKTPTEHTSEILTLYKEIINK